A genome region from Gadus chalcogrammus isolate NIFS_2021 chromosome 5, NIFS_Gcha_1.0, whole genome shotgun sequence includes the following:
- the ppp2r3a gene encoding serine/threonine-protein phosphatase 2A regulatory subunit B'' subunit alpha: MMIKESSLRGDPDLRGELAFLARGCDFVLPSRFKKRIKCFQQLQLQQQQQQQQQQQVQSKPEKKPGTPPPAPAAISPPPRSPSPPPAPRPPPPPAVVVVVDPAPVLLPPPPQSAIHIPRFYYPRGLPVSGPPQNHDAAIAAAEAAFTEFEEEKADIYEMAKIAKACGYPLYWKAPLFNAAGGERTGFVSVHSFIATWRKLLHSCHDDSSMFICLLAKPSCSYLEQEDFIPLMQDIVDTHPGLTFLKDAPEFHSRYITTVIQRIFYVVNRSWSGRVTMTELRRSNFLQTLALLEEEDDINQITDYFSYEHFYVIYCKFWELDTDHDLYIDPKDLARYNDHASSNRIIERMFSGAVTRGNSVQRENRMSYAEFVWFLISEEDKKNPTSIEYWFRCMDMDGDGVLSMFELEYFYEEQCERMEGMGIEPLPFQDLLCQMLDLVKPKSQGKITLSDLKRCRMAHIFLDTFFNLEKYLDHEQRDPFALQKDIDTEGPEPSDWDKYASEEYEILVAEETANEQLHDASFDDDYESDELQVPGDIGNKMEKLVISDLTA; this comes from the exons ATGATGATCAAGGAGTCGTCCCTGCGAGGGGACCCGGACCTGCGTGGGGAGCTAGCCTTTCTGGCACGGGGGTGTGACTTTGTCCTCCCCTCGCGCTTCAAGAAGAGGATCAAGTGCTTccagcagctgcagctgcagcagcagcagcagcaacagcaacagcagcag gTCCAGTCCAAACCAGAGAAGAAGCCCGGcacccctcccccggccccggccgccatctccccgcccccccggtcccccagccccccccctgcccctcgccctcctcccccccccgcggtggtggtggtggtggacccgGCGCCGGTgctgctcccccctcctccccagtccGCGATCCACATTCCGAGGTTCTACTACCCCCGCGGGCTGCCCGTGTCGGGCCCGCCCCAGAACCACGACGCCGCCATCGCCGCCGCCGAAGCGGCCTTCACCGAGttcgaggaggagaaggccgaCATCTACGAGATGGCCAAGATCGCCAAG GCGTGTGGGTATCCCCTCTACTGGAAGGCGCCACTGTTCAACGCCGCGGGCGGGGAGAGGACTGGATTTGTGTCTGTCCACTCGTTTATTGCGACCTGGAGAAA GCTGTTGCACAGTTGCCATGACGACTCATCCATGTTCATCTGTCTGCTGGCGAAGCCCAGCTGTAGCTACCTGGAGCAAGAGGACTTCATCCCACTCATGCAG GATATCGTGGACACCCACCCCGGGCTGACGTTTCTCAAAGATGCGCCTGAATTCCATTCCCGCTACATCACCACG GTGATCCAGAGGATCTTCTACGTGGTGAACCGCTCGTGGTCAGGCCGCGTCACCATGACGGAGCTGCGGCGCAGCAACTTCCTGCAGACACTGGCgctgctggaggaagaggacgacatCAACCAGATCACCGACTACTTCTCCTACGAGCACTTCTACGTCATCTACTGCAAGTTCTGGGAGCTGGACACTGACCACGACCTCTACATAGACCCCAAGGACCTGGCCCGGTACAACGACCACG CTTCTTCCAACAGGATAATTGAACGAATGTTCTCAGGAGCAGTCaccag GGGCAACTCGGTACAGAGGGAGAACAGGATGAGCTACGCCGAGTTCGTCTGGTTTCTCATCTCTGAGGAGGACAAGAAAAACCCCACCAG catAGAGTACTGGTTCCGCTGCATGGACATGGATGGAGACGGGGTCCTGTCCATGTTTGAGCTGGAGTACTTCTACGAGGAGCAGTGTGAGCGCATGGAGGGCATGGGCATCGAACCCCTGCCCTTCCAGGACCTGCTCTGTCAGATGCTCGACCTGGTCAAGCCAAAGAGCCAGG GTAAGATCACCCTGAGTGACCTGAAGCGATGCCGGATGGCTCATATCTTCCTGGACACCTTCTTCAACCTGGAGAAGTACCTGGACCACGAGCAGAGAGACCCCTTTGCTCTGCAGAAG gacaTTGACACTGAGGGTCCAGAGCCATCTGACTGGGATAAGTATGCGTCTGAGGAGTACGAGATCCTAGTGGCCGAGGAGACCGCCAACGAGCAGCTACACGATGC GTCCTTCGATGACGACTACGAGTCGGACGAGCTCCAAGTGCCCGGGGACATTGGAAATAAGATGGAGAAACTGGTGATTTCAGACCTCACCGCGTGA
- the LOC130382135 gene encoding LOW QUALITY PROTEIN: serine/threonine-protein phosphatase 2A regulatory subunit B'' subunit alpha-like (The sequence of the model RefSeq protein was modified relative to this genomic sequence to represent the inferred CDS: deleted 1 base in 1 codon), with protein sequence MAAAYRVVVSSVSCYNSVVVDRRVHKHAVHYCAGPCGAVSQGLDCAVAHRGTCSELLVAPEHGPLDRNCSMHTYSHHITTATGTTYQVSAGHGNSLSVDTGGGLERAGSTGNMSMGEESPPWRVKKSPGGGGGSMGNLASATSLKDITGEAINLASGKLKEFSFDKLRLSASSHVTFRKGRKVRPDSFSRRSTDLDIIYGHFSSSVTTNGYAANASPVNGTAAAAAAAASNDENLPPFTAAKGPTVEEGKGKGAGSLSAVTKVGGGSTGSLSSACSGSLDQGLNTVASLYLNTLGEENLIARLLEKTRAEAGNGVGGEDIRACLDILLKCSEDLKKCTDIIKQCIRRKGPGGSGSDDEGANPESIYRAVMTRLSSYLKRLPLELEGIGGLGRLVGGQGGPGAPSSGHSELAELVNSLHSIQQGPFSPIFGHDQPPRYEDVVQSPPLPKSPSLPSSAPAPSSCSATYSSTSSSNSSSSSSSPSRAETVNAMQLQGSKPSQLTNGLQRSPHHHALPPPAFTHSASSPSSSPSHSPLPLYNHALPATPMEALFIEEDADVGKSGEQSSPQAYTPSRGAMERRSQSQIRNGTAYAKDTLPASPPRTLRSTLGTPSSGAGYKSSWDSTSPAAPKADPGTPYRNDDIDKLLLDLENLSQSMNHQREKEPPLPVKTRKMTGEGGVGKTASLAPPQPSAKLQSKAQTQTPANHISSNGSNSKATQGLIPVPLPGESHGEGGGGGGEEDGALLLRILESIESFAQELVDSGAGSTGSSERSSGKEREVMRLLQDTLATAGRAETPPQSTQMSALASVPPVDLPESVPAVPPKHSRSNPPAASPAPVPHTPAKHKVQAEESETPAAKTSAPSPGALPSPPVVLNTSTPDTAQTEALATVVEVTTVAGRDDDGPVGSPAAVRNTGSTLLIQQTPEVIRSLNTPY encoded by the exons ATGGCGGCGGCCTACCGCGTTGTGGTGAGCAGCGTGAGCTGTTACAACAGCGTGGTGGTGGACCGGCGGGTGCACAAGCACGCCGTGCACTACTGCGCGGGGCCATGTGGCGCCGTGTCGCAGGGGCTGGACTGCGCCGTGGCCCACCGCGGCACGTGCTCGGAGCTGCTGGTGGCCCCCGAGCACGGGCCCCTGGACCGCAACTGTTCCATGCACACGTACTCTCATCACATCACCACGGCGACCGGGACGACCTACCAGGTCTCCGCCGGCCACGGGAATAGTCTTTCCGTGGACACGGGCGGGGGTCTGGAGAGGGCAGGGAGCACCGGCAACATGTCcatgggagaggagagccccCCGTGGAGGGTGAAGAAGTCccccggcggggggggcggcTCCATGGGGAACCTGGCGTCCGCCACCAGTCTGAAGGACATCACGGGCGAGGCCATCAACCTCGCCAGCGGGAAGCTCAAAGAGTTCTCCTTCGACAAGCTCCGCCTCTCCGCGTCCAGCCACGTCACCTTCCGCAAGGGCCGCAAGGTGCGCCCCGATTCGTTCAGCCGCCGCTCCACCGACCTGGACATCATCTACGGCCACTTCAGCTCCTCGGTGACCACCAACGGCTACGCCGCTAACGCTAGCCCCGTGAAcggcacggcggcggcggcggcggcggcggcgtccaaCGACGAGAACCTTCCGCCGTTCACCGCGGCCAAAGGGCcgacggtggaggaggggaaggggaagggggcgggCAGCTTGTCCGCGGTCACCAAGGTCGGCGGAGGCTCGACGGGCAGCCTCTCCAGCGCGTGCAGCGGGTCCCTGGACCAGGGCCTGAACACGGTGGCCTCGCTATACCTCAACACACTGGGGGAGGAGAACCTGATCGCCAGGCTACTGGAGAAGACCCGGGCCGAGGCGGGAAACGGAGTGGGCGGAGAGGACATCCGCGCCTGCCTGGACATCCTGCTGAAGTGTTCGGAGGACCTGAAGAAGTGCACGGACATCATCAAGCAGTGCATCCGGCGCAAGGGCCCCGGCGGGAGCGGATCGGACGACGAGGGGGCCAATCCCGAGAGCATTTACCGGGCTGTGATGACTCGACTGAGCTCCTACCTGAAGAGGCTTCCCCTGGAGCTGGAGGGCATCGGGGGTCTCGGCCGCCTGGTCGGTGGGCAAGGGGGCCCGGGGGCACCGTCCAGCGGGCACAGTGAGCTGGCGGAGCTCGTCAACAGCCTCCACTCCATCCAGCAGGGTCCCTTCTCCCCCATCTTCGGCCACGATCAACCCCCCCGATACGAGGATGTGGTGCAGTCCCCCCCGCTCCCGAAGTCCCCGTCCCTGCCCTCCTCTGCTCCGGCCCCGTCCAGCTGCTCAGCGACCTACTCATCGACTTCGTCCTCCaactcctcgtcctcttcctcatccccttCGAGAGCAGAGACCGTAAACGCCATGCAGCTGCAGGGCTCCAAACCGAGTCAGCTGACCAACGGACTGCAGCGTTCCCCCCACCACcatgctctccctcccccggcGTTCACGCACTCTGCCTCCTCGCCTTCGTCGTCTCCGTCACACTCCCCTCTCCCACTTTACAACCACGCCCTGCCGGCAACCCCCATGGAGGCGCTCTTCATCGAGGAGGACGCCGATGTCGGCAAGAGTGGTGAACAGTCGTCCCCGCAAGCGTATACCCCCAGCAGGGGAGCGATGGAGAGACGTTCCCAGTCGCAGATCAGAAACGGCACGGCGTATGCAAAAGACACACTCCCAGCCTCCCCACCTCGCACACTCCGGAGCACCTTGGGTACTCCGTCATCCGGTGCCGGTTACAAGTCCTCGTGGGATTCGACAAGCCCTGCGGCCCCCAAAGCCGACCCGGGAACACCGTACAGGAACGACGACATCGACAAGCTCCTGCTGGACTTGGAGAACCTCTCCCAGAGCATGAACcaccagagggagaaagagcctCCTCTGCCGGTTAAGACCAGGAAGATGACGGGGGAGGGTGGCGTGGGAAAGACTGCCAGCCTTGCTCCACCCCAGCCCTCTGCAAAGCTTCAATCCAAGGCACAGACCCAGACACCAGCGAATCAC ATTTCATCCAATGGCTCTAACTCCAAGGCCACACAAGGCCTGATACCTGTGCCTCTCCCGGGGGAAAGCCatggagaaggtggtggtggggggggggaagaggacgGGGCCCTGCTTCTGCGGATCCTGGAGAGCATCGAGAGCTTTGCTCAGGAATTGGTGGACTCTGGGGCGGGGAGCACCGGCAGTTCGGAGAGGAGCAGTGGGAAGGAGAGGGAAGTTATGAGACTTCTACAGGATACACTCGCCACGGCCGGCAGGGCTGAGACCCCTCCTCAGAGCACACAGATGTCAGCGCTGGCCTCTGTGCCGCCCGTGGACCTACCCGAATCAGTTCCTGCTGTGCCTCCGAAACACAGCCGCTCGAACCCTCCTGCGGCTTCGCCAGCACCCGTCCCACACACACCC GCCAAGCACAAGGTCCAAGCCGAGGAATCGGAGACCCCTGCGGCAAAAACGTCCGCACCTTCACCTGGAGCCCTACCTTCTCCACCGGTCGTCCTAAACACCTCGACTCCGGACACTGCTCAAACCGAAGCCTTGGCCACCGTCGTTGAGGTGACCACCGTCGCCGGGAGGGATGATGACGGCCCCGTGGGCAGCCCTGCTGCTGTGAGGAACACCGGCTCCACCCTCCTGATTCAGCAGACTCCTGAAGTGATCCGG AGCCTGAACACCCCTTACTAG